The [Clostridium] colinum genome includes the window CTTTAGTAGAATTTAAAGGTAAAGAAGAAAAAAACAATAGAAGTGGAGAAGCACAAGTTATAGGAGCACAAGCAATTTTTAAAGGTGATAAAGTTACAATAAATAGTGAAGATTATGCAATTACACAATTAGGTGATGGAGAAAAACCTATAAGTGGCATAACTAATGAAGAATTAAAAGGAATAACAGGTAATGTAAGAACTGTTGCTGCAAAAGCTTTTGAAGGTAATAAAGAAATTTCAGAAATTTCACTTGAAAAACTTTATCTACCAGTTGTTGCTAAAGTAGAAGAAAATGCTTTTGCAGATACAAACTTAACAAAAGTAGATTTACCACATGTTAGTGTAGTAGAATCAAAAGCATTTGCAAATAATGAAAAACTTACAACTATATATTTAGGTGCAGATAAAAATAATAAACAACCTTTAACTATTGATCCAAATGCACTTTCAGGTAGTAAAAATTTAAGTGAAATAAAAACAAATGCTCATACAGATGAAAAACAAATAGAAAAAGTTATTAATAATTCAGGTACAACACAAAATGTAACAGTATCTTCAGGTGATAAGCAATCTGAAACTGTTAAACCAGTACCAAACGTAGCTCCTACAATAACAACAACAACTTTAGAAGCTAAAAAAGGAGATAAAACTATAACTCTTCAAATAAGTGAAGAATTACAAGAATTTACTTCTAATAAGGAACAAAATGCATTTACATTAACTAAAAAATCAACAAGAACAAATAAAAATACAACAACAAAAATAACAGAATACAAAGTAGGAACAGATAAGAAAACAATAATCCTTACTTTATCAAATCCTATAGAAGAAGGTAGCTATACAATTGATTTTGAAGGAAATGTTAAAGAGCTTAAAGATAGCGGAGATAAAATGCTTGAAACTAAAAAAGGAATTACTTTAACAGTAAAAAGTGAAAATAAAGAAACTACAACAAGCTCAACAAGTGGTGGAGGTAGTATCAGTAGTAGCGGTAGTGGAGCTAACGTAGGTGTTACAGGCGATAAAGATAATAATTCAAGTACTACAACAAACAATAATACTAATACAGGAAATAATCAAACAGTTGTAGAAGATAAAAAACTTACATTAGATACTATCAAATTACCTAGCGTAGAAGGTGAAGCTAAAACATTTGGAGATATATCTGCTAATCATTGGGCAAAAGCTCATATTGATAAATTATCTAAAGCAGGTGTTATAAACGGTGCAAATGGAAGTTTTAATCCTAATGGACAAACAAAACGTGCCGATGTTACAATTATGTTAGTTAATCTTTTAGGATTACAACCACAAGCTAACAATAAATTTATAGATGTTAATCCTTCAGCATATTATGCACCATATGTAGGAACAGCATCTACGTATGGTATAGTAAATGGTTCTAACGGTATGTTTAAACCAGAAAGTGTAATATCTAGACAAGATACAATGGTTATGATATCACAAATATTAAAATCATTAGATTTAAATGTTAATACAGATATAAGTGTATTAAATAAATTTAATGATGTAAATAAAGTATCATCTTATGCAAAAGAAAGTGTAGCTATATTAGTTAACTCAGGTATTATATCTGGAAATAATGGTAAATTAAATCCTACTGCTCCTGTTACTAGAGCAGAAATGGCTACTATAATGTCTAAATTATATGATGTTTTAAAAACAGCTAATAAATAATATAAATTAAAAAAATAAAAAGAGGCTTTTAAGTCTCTTTTTATTTTGACTTATTTACTAAGTTTTGATTAGTATAAAATTATATTAATTATAAGAATTTTTATTACAATTATGAAACTAATATTATGGTGTATAAAATATTTAAAATTTTTAGAATATGCTAGTTAATAATATTTAAAATCAATTAGTCAATTTTTTAGCTATACAACAAATATTTTGGCAATTTTATTAATAAGTATTATTAAAGTTGAGTCTAATAATATTTTATACCTTTATACATAGTTATTATAAAAAATCTTTTTTAATATTTATAATTATACTTTTAAAAGAATATATTTTTTAAACTTAAAAATAGTGTTAATAAGTATACAAGTGATAGGATAATATTCATATTTTATTAATAATACATAGAAGATTAAAAATAATAAACATATTTATAAAATAGTTGTTTATAATTATAATTAACATTGCTATATTAGAGTAAAATTTAATCTAATAAAATAAAAAAATTATTAATTTTGAATATAGTATAAAAAAGAGCATATATCGTATTTTGATTGAATATGCTCTTTTTTAATTGTTATTATAATTTTTTTAAAAGATCTATTTACTTTATTTTTATTTATTCATCTTTACTTAATTTAAAAGCTATAATAAACCCGATTATAGCCATTATAATAGAAAATACAATACTTAAAATAGGTATATTATTATCATAACTACTATATGTCATAGGGTCTTTAAAAATTGAAAAAATAGAACCAAATATAAGTCCTAAAATAGTAAAATATGTTACAGAAAAAGCTTTTTCTAATAAAAATGCTATAAGTTTAGATATTAGTATAACACCAATAACTATCCCAAGACCTCCAACAAAAAGAGTAATAAATACATTAGAAGTTACTATGTATTTTATACCAGCAAAAAAACTATTTGTAGACATAATTTCTATACCAGTTATTATTACATTAATAAGTCCACTAATAGATGTTAATATAACATTATAAATACCTAATAAAACCATAACAAATGAGCCACTTATACCAGGAACAACCATAGCAGCACTAGATATCATACAATATATAAATATTTTTATAAGCCACGGAGTAGTAATAACTA containing:
- a CDS encoding DUF368 domain-containing protein, which produces MNSFLNLFLKGIFVGVANIIPGVSGGTIAVVLRIFDQMIDAINNFFKNPKKHIKFLIPLFLGASVGILIFSKIIEVCLAKESLPTSMFFVGLVVGSIPLIIKHAKTKPVKPIYYLASLISFSIVVFISFIKEPSATSVDIVITTPWLIKIFIYCMISSAAMVVPGISGSFVMVLLGIYNVILTSISGLINVIITGIEIMSTNSFFAGIKYIVTSNVFITLFVGGLGIVIGVILISKLIAFLLEKAFSVTYFTILGLIFGSIFSIFKDPMTYSSYDNNIPILSIVFSIIMAIIGFIIAFKLSKDE
- a CDS encoding S-layer homology domain-containing protein, which encodes MKKNLSKTAVKAMVIGMTVTMGCGTALSGVGNNIAIVKAEEKNIINNPSDINLNKDDFIITKEGYLFQVLEKNNEAQEISFVGKIKSRGNGKGEGTADGTKIPYVGVLLEDGSELTITPGEEKAREVKEPVKCTVTQIGNGKDGLSEYTITIKDKIKDTNSKWNIMVNNFQTPFKDVKVIADKALEGLSIVSPFKVMEIPSTVTKIGENSLNLQASSNLVIKITNYGTEDTTQITEDELVKAIGTTNARITIELPSNANWQSLVERLKTNAPKVVVRTELPENPENCLVKAIKDDKGEYTFKILKDSESLGKQVALVEFKGKEEKNNRSGEAQVIGAQAIFKGDKVTINSEDYAITQLGDGEKPISGITNEELKGITGNVRTVAAKAFEGNKEISEISLEKLYLPVVAKVEENAFADTNLTKVDLPHVSVVESKAFANNEKLTTIYLGADKNNKQPLTIDPNALSGSKNLSEIKTNAHTDEKQIEKVINNSGTTQNVTVSSGDKQSETVKPVPNVAPTITTTTLEAKKGDKTITLQISEELQEFTSNKEQNAFTLTKKSTRTNKNTTTKITEYKVGTDKKTIILTLSNPIEEGSYTIDFEGNVKELKDSGDKMLETKKGITLTVKSENKETTTSSTSGGGSISSSGSGANVGVTGDKDNNSSTTTNNNTNTGNNQTVVEDKKLTLDTIKLPSVEGEAKTFGDISANHWAKAHIDKLSKAGVINGANGSFNPNGQTKRADVTIMLVNLLGLQPQANNKFIDVNPSAYYAPYVGTASTYGIVNGSNGMFKPESVISRQDTMVMISQILKSLDLNVNTDISVLNKFNDVNKVSSYAKESVAILVNSGIISGNNGKLNPTAPVTRAEMATIMSKLYDVLKTANK